A stretch of the Ornithodoros turicata isolate Travis chromosome 4, ASM3712646v1, whole genome shotgun sequence genome encodes the following:
- the LOC135390753 gene encoding aldehyde dehydrogenase, dimeric NADP-preferring-like isoform X2, which yields MGKNNEVAPAEVVENHGNGDVRIDMPNGDAPANTATPPPVGSTAMTTQYSKRLNELRRAFKLGKTKPLSYRTQQLKALDKFLVDYEQALILALKEDLNKNKFESVLFEIQFTRNEIKGTLMELSKWVKPEKTPKNMMLIMDEALVHSEPYGVALVIGAWNYPLQLTLCPLIGAIAAGNCAVLKPSEHAPATAKVIGELVPKYLDPECFMVVSGGVKESTELLQERFDYIFYTGSINVGKIIYAAAQKHLTPVTLELGGKSPLYLDETVDMEVACHRVMWGKYVNAGQTCVAPDYVLCQSSVYGAFVETCKRVITEFYSENPKESADLGRIVNGNHVKRIAKLLEGSNVAVGGQVDIDNKYVAPTLLTDVGPDDPIMQEEIFGPVLPILRVSSADEAIQFINEREKPLTLYVFSKDQKVINRFMNETSSGSMCANDTLVHLSIDTLPFGGVGPSGMGRYHGKYSFDAFSNKKAVLLRNYNPIGEAFGRKRYPPLDDFKLSYFKQLLLKRGSPFGGFFSFTGYIIVFLLGIASAFLLRFVLHAFGKDI from the exons ATGGGGAAGAACAACGAAGTTG CTCCCGCAGAAGTGGTGGAGAATCATGGCAATGGCGACGTGAGGATTGACATGCCCAACGGCGATGCACCTGCGAATACAGCGACACCAC CTCCCGTAGGAAGTACAGCTATGACAACGCAGTACTCGAAG AGACTGAACGAACTCAGACGGGCTTTTAAACTTGGCAAAACGAAGCCACTTAGCTACAGAACGCAACAGTTGAAGGCTTTGGATAAATTCCTCGTCGACTATGAACAAGCGCTCATTCTTGCGCTGAAGGAAGATCTGAACAAG AACAAGTTTGAAAGCGTACTCTTTGAGATTCAGTTCACCCGAAATGAAATCAAGGGGACATTGATGGAACTCAGCAAGTGGGTTAAGCCAGAGAAG ACACCAAAGAACATGATGCTGATCATGGACGAGGCTCTGGTGCACAGCGAGCCCTATGGGGTCGCTCTCGTCATTGGGGCTTGGAACTACCCCTTGCAGCTCACTCTCTGTCCCCTGATTGGAGCCATTGCAGCCGGAAACTGTGCCGTGTTGAAGCCTTCTGAGCACGCTCCGGCCACAGCTAAAGTCATCGGTGAACTCGTACCGAAATACCTCGATCCG GAGTGCTTTATGGTCGTCTCCGGAGGAGTGAAGGAGTCCACTGAACTCCTCCAGGAGAGGTTTGACTACATCTTCTACACGGGCTCAATCAACGTCGGAAAGATAATCTACGCCGCAGCGCAGAAGCACCTCACGCCCGTCACACTGGAGCTGGGTGGCAAGAG TCCCCTCTACCTCGACGAGACCGTTGACATGGAGGTGGCCTGTCACAGAGTGATGTGGGGCAAATACGTAAATGCCGGGCAGACGTGCGTGGCACCAGACTACGTCCTCTGTCAGAGTTCCGTCTACGGAGCCTTCGTGGAGACCTGCAAACGTGTCATCACTGAGTTTTACTCCGAAAATCCAAAGGAGAGTGCAGATCTCGGCCGCATCGTCAACGGCAACCACGTCAA gaGGATAGCCAAGCTTCTTGAAGGTTCAAACGTTGCTGTCGGTGGGCAGGTGGACATCGACAACAAATATGTCGCTCCTACGCTCTTGACGGATGTTGGTCCGGACGATCCCATTATGCAAGAGGAG ATTTTTGGCCCCGTGCTTCCGATCCTTCGAGTTAGCAGTGCTGATGAGGCCATTCAGTTTATTAATGAAAG GGAGAAGCCATTGACACTGTACGTATTTTCGAAGGATCAGAAAGTTATCAACAGGTTCATGAACGAGACGTCGAGCGGCAGCATGTGTGCTAACGACACACTTGTTCATCTCTCCA TCGACACCCTGCCCTTCGGGGGCGTTGGACCGAGCGGGATGGGTCGCTACCACGGGAAGTATTCCTTCGATGCCTTCTCTAATAAGAAGGCAGTTCTTCTTAGGAATTACAATCCAATCGGAGAAGCATTCGGAAG GAAACGATACCCTCCACTGGACGACTTCAAGCTCTCCTACTTCAAGCAGCTCCTGTTGAAACGAGGGTCTCCGTTTGGCGGCTTTTTCTCCTTTACGGGCTACATCATAGTCTTCCTGCTCGGCATTGCGTCTGCATTCCTTCTGCGCTTCGTCCTTCAC GCATTCGGCAAGGATATCTGA
- the LOC135390520 gene encoding neurofilament heavy polypeptide-like translates to MAVDKELGTVVAEGHAMAAIAEAPAMAAVKDLATVADRDLVKVVIAAEARVPGTAVAKDLATVADKDPAKAEIAAEARVPGTAVAKDLATAADKGPAQVEIVAEARVPDTAVAKDLATAAVKGPAKAEIAVEARVPDTVVAKDLATAAVKGPAKVEIVVEARVPDTAVAKDLATAAVKGPAKAEIAVEARVPDTVVAKDLATAAVKGPAKAEIAVEARVPDTVVAKDLATAAVKGPAKVEIVVEARVPDTAVAKDLATAAVKGPAKAEIAVEARVPDTVVAKDLATAAVKGPAKAEIAVEARVPDTVVAKDLATAAVKGPAKVEIAAEARDLDTAADRCPVSVESAVVPVTAAVKVLDTVDTIATDASVLFS, encoded by the coding sequence ATGGCGGTGGACAAGGAACTGGGTACGGTGGTAGCAGAGGGCCATGCAATGGCGGCAATTGCGGAGGCTCCGGCTATGGCAGCGGTCAAGGATCTGGCTACGGTGGCGGACAGGGATCTTGTCAAGGTGGTAATTGCGGCGGAGGCCAGGGTTCCGGGTACGGCGGTGGCCAAGGATCTGGCTACGGTGGCGGACAAGGATCCTGCAAAGGCGGAAATTGCGGCGGAGGCCAGGGTTCCGGGTACGGCGGTGGCCAAGGATCTGGCTACGGCGGCGGACAAGGGCCCTGCCCAGGTGGAAATTGTGGCGGAGGCCAGGGTTCCGGATACGGCGGTGGCCAAGGATCTGGCTACGGCGGCGGTCAAGGGCCCTGCAAAGGCGGAAATTGCGGTGGAGGCCAGGGTTCCGGATACGGTGGTGGCCAAGGATCTGGCTACGGCGGCGGTCAAGGGCCCTGCCAAGGTGGAAATTGTGGTGGAGGCCAGGGTTCCGGATACGGCGGTGGCCAAGGATCTGGCTACGGCGGCGGTCAAGGGCCCTGCAAAGGCGGAAATTGCGGTGGAGGCCAGGGTTCCGGATACGGTGGTGGCCAAGGATCTGGCTACGGCGGCGGTCAAGGGCCCTGCAAAGGCGGAAATTGCGGTGGAGGCCAGGGTTCCGGATACGGTGGTGGCCAAGGATCTGGCTACGGCGGCGGTCAAGGGCCCTGCCAAGGTGGAAATTGTGGTGGAGGCCAGGGTTCCGGATACGGCGGTGGCCAAGGATCTGGCTACGGCGGCGGTCAAGGGCCCTGCAAAGGCGGAAATTGCGGTGGAGGCCAGGGTTCCGGATACGGTGGTGGCCAAGGATCTGGCTACGGCGGCGGTCAAGGGCCCTGCAAAGGCGGAAATTGCGGTGGAGGCCAGGGTTCCGGATACGGTGGTGGCCAAGGATCTGGCTACGGCGGCGGTCAAGGGCCCTGCCAAGGTGGAAATTGCGGCGGAGGCCAGGGATCTGGATACGGCGGCGGATCGGTGTCCTGTGTCGGTGGAAAGTGCAGTGGTTCCGGTTACGGCGGCGGTCAAGGTTCTGGACACGGTGGACACTATAGCCACGGACGCTAGCGTACTCTTTAGTTAG
- the LOC135390753 gene encoding aldehyde dehydrogenase, dimeric NADP-preferring-like isoform X3 → MSLSAPVGSTAMTTQYSKRLNELRRAFKLGKTKPLSYRTQQLKALDKFLVDYEQALILALKEDLNKNKFESVLFEIQFTRNEIKGTLMELSKWVKPEKTPKNMMLIMDEALVHSEPYGVALVIGAWNYPLQLTLCPLIGAIAAGNCAVLKPSEHAPATAKVIGELVPKYLDPECFMVVSGGVKESTELLQERFDYIFYTGSINVGKIIYAAAQKHLTPVTLELGGKSPLYLDETVDMEVACHRVMWGKYVNAGQTCVAPDYVLCQSSVYGAFVETCKRVITEFYSENPKESADLGRIVNGNHVKRIAKLLEGSNVAVGGQVDIDNKYVAPTLLTDVGPDDPIMQEEIFGPVLPILRVSSADEAIQFINEREKPLTLYVFSKDQKVINRFMNETSSGSMCANDTLVHLSIDTLPFGGVGPSGMGRYHGKYSFDAFSNKKAVLLRNYNPIGEAFGRKRYPPLDDFKLSYFKQLLLKRGSPFGGFFSFTGYIIVFLLGIASAFLLRFVLHNKQEESMKN, encoded by the exons ATGTCGCTGTCAG CTCCCGTAGGAAGTACAGCTATGACAACGCAGTACTCGAAG AGACTGAACGAACTCAGACGGGCTTTTAAACTTGGCAAAACGAAGCCACTTAGCTACAGAACGCAACAGTTGAAGGCTTTGGATAAATTCCTCGTCGACTATGAACAAGCGCTCATTCTTGCGCTGAAGGAAGATCTGAACAAG AACAAGTTTGAAAGCGTACTCTTTGAGATTCAGTTCACCCGAAATGAAATCAAGGGGACATTGATGGAACTCAGCAAGTGGGTTAAGCCAGAGAAG ACACCAAAGAACATGATGCTGATCATGGACGAGGCTCTGGTGCACAGCGAGCCCTATGGGGTCGCTCTCGTCATTGGGGCTTGGAACTACCCCTTGCAGCTCACTCTCTGTCCCCTGATTGGAGCCATTGCAGCCGGAAACTGTGCCGTGTTGAAGCCTTCTGAGCACGCTCCGGCCACAGCTAAAGTCATCGGTGAACTCGTACCGAAATACCTCGATCCG GAGTGCTTTATGGTCGTCTCCGGAGGAGTGAAGGAGTCCACTGAACTCCTCCAGGAGAGGTTTGACTACATCTTCTACACGGGCTCAATCAACGTCGGAAAGATAATCTACGCCGCAGCGCAGAAGCACCTCACGCCCGTCACACTGGAGCTGGGTGGCAAGAG TCCCCTCTACCTCGACGAGACCGTTGACATGGAGGTGGCCTGTCACAGAGTGATGTGGGGCAAATACGTAAATGCCGGGCAGACGTGCGTGGCACCAGACTACGTCCTCTGTCAGAGTTCCGTCTACGGAGCCTTCGTGGAGACCTGCAAACGTGTCATCACTGAGTTTTACTCCGAAAATCCAAAGGAGAGTGCAGATCTCGGCCGCATCGTCAACGGCAACCACGTCAA gaGGATAGCCAAGCTTCTTGAAGGTTCAAACGTTGCTGTCGGTGGGCAGGTGGACATCGACAACAAATATGTCGCTCCTACGCTCTTGACGGATGTTGGTCCGGACGATCCCATTATGCAAGAGGAG ATTTTTGGCCCCGTGCTTCCGATCCTTCGAGTTAGCAGTGCTGATGAGGCCATTCAGTTTATTAATGAAAG GGAGAAGCCATTGACACTGTACGTATTTTCGAAGGATCAGAAAGTTATCAACAGGTTCATGAACGAGACGTCGAGCGGCAGCATGTGTGCTAACGACACACTTGTTCATCTCTCCA TCGACACCCTGCCCTTCGGGGGCGTTGGACCGAGCGGGATGGGTCGCTACCACGGGAAGTATTCCTTCGATGCCTTCTCTAATAAGAAGGCAGTTCTTCTTAGGAATTACAATCCAATCGGAGAAGCATTCGGAAG GAAACGATACCCTCCACTGGACGACTTCAAGCTCTCCTACTTCAAGCAGCTCCTGTTGAAACGAGGGTCTCCGTTTGGCGGCTTTTTCTCCTTTACGGGCTACATCATAGTCTTCCTGCTCGGCATTGCGTCTGCATTCCTTCTGCGCTTCGTCCTTCAC AATAAACAGGAAGAAAGTATGAAGAATTGA
- the LOC135390753 gene encoding aldehyde dehydrogenase, dimeric NADP-preferring-like isoform X1 encodes MGKNNEVAPAEVVENHGNGDVRIDMPNGDAPANTATPPPVGSTAMTTQYSKRLNELRRAFKLGKTKPLSYRTQQLKALDKFLVDYEQALILALKEDLNKNKFESVLFEIQFTRNEIKGTLMELSKWVKPEKTPKNMMLIMDEALVHSEPYGVALVIGAWNYPLQLTLCPLIGAIAAGNCAVLKPSEHAPATAKVIGELVPKYLDPECFMVVSGGVKESTELLQERFDYIFYTGSINVGKIIYAAAQKHLTPVTLELGGKSPLYLDETVDMEVACHRVMWGKYVNAGQTCVAPDYVLCQSSVYGAFVETCKRVITEFYSENPKESADLGRIVNGNHVKRIAKLLEGSNVAVGGQVDIDNKYVAPTLLTDVGPDDPIMQEEIFGPVLPILRVSSADEAIQFINEREKPLTLYVFSKDQKVINRFMNETSSGSMCANDTLVHLSIDTLPFGGVGPSGMGRYHGKYSFDAFSNKKAVLLRNYNPIGEAFGRKRYPPLDDFKLSYFKQLLLKRGSPFGGFFSFTGYIIVFLLGIASAFLLRFVLHNKQEESMKN; translated from the exons ATGGGGAAGAACAACGAAGTTG CTCCCGCAGAAGTGGTGGAGAATCATGGCAATGGCGACGTGAGGATTGACATGCCCAACGGCGATGCACCTGCGAATACAGCGACACCAC CTCCCGTAGGAAGTACAGCTATGACAACGCAGTACTCGAAG AGACTGAACGAACTCAGACGGGCTTTTAAACTTGGCAAAACGAAGCCACTTAGCTACAGAACGCAACAGTTGAAGGCTTTGGATAAATTCCTCGTCGACTATGAACAAGCGCTCATTCTTGCGCTGAAGGAAGATCTGAACAAG AACAAGTTTGAAAGCGTACTCTTTGAGATTCAGTTCACCCGAAATGAAATCAAGGGGACATTGATGGAACTCAGCAAGTGGGTTAAGCCAGAGAAG ACACCAAAGAACATGATGCTGATCATGGACGAGGCTCTGGTGCACAGCGAGCCCTATGGGGTCGCTCTCGTCATTGGGGCTTGGAACTACCCCTTGCAGCTCACTCTCTGTCCCCTGATTGGAGCCATTGCAGCCGGAAACTGTGCCGTGTTGAAGCCTTCTGAGCACGCTCCGGCCACAGCTAAAGTCATCGGTGAACTCGTACCGAAATACCTCGATCCG GAGTGCTTTATGGTCGTCTCCGGAGGAGTGAAGGAGTCCACTGAACTCCTCCAGGAGAGGTTTGACTACATCTTCTACACGGGCTCAATCAACGTCGGAAAGATAATCTACGCCGCAGCGCAGAAGCACCTCACGCCCGTCACACTGGAGCTGGGTGGCAAGAG TCCCCTCTACCTCGACGAGACCGTTGACATGGAGGTGGCCTGTCACAGAGTGATGTGGGGCAAATACGTAAATGCCGGGCAGACGTGCGTGGCACCAGACTACGTCCTCTGTCAGAGTTCCGTCTACGGAGCCTTCGTGGAGACCTGCAAACGTGTCATCACTGAGTTTTACTCCGAAAATCCAAAGGAGAGTGCAGATCTCGGCCGCATCGTCAACGGCAACCACGTCAA gaGGATAGCCAAGCTTCTTGAAGGTTCAAACGTTGCTGTCGGTGGGCAGGTGGACATCGACAACAAATATGTCGCTCCTACGCTCTTGACGGATGTTGGTCCGGACGATCCCATTATGCAAGAGGAG ATTTTTGGCCCCGTGCTTCCGATCCTTCGAGTTAGCAGTGCTGATGAGGCCATTCAGTTTATTAATGAAAG GGAGAAGCCATTGACACTGTACGTATTTTCGAAGGATCAGAAAGTTATCAACAGGTTCATGAACGAGACGTCGAGCGGCAGCATGTGTGCTAACGACACACTTGTTCATCTCTCCA TCGACACCCTGCCCTTCGGGGGCGTTGGACCGAGCGGGATGGGTCGCTACCACGGGAAGTATTCCTTCGATGCCTTCTCTAATAAGAAGGCAGTTCTTCTTAGGAATTACAATCCAATCGGAGAAGCATTCGGAAG GAAACGATACCCTCCACTGGACGACTTCAAGCTCTCCTACTTCAAGCAGCTCCTGTTGAAACGAGGGTCTCCGTTTGGCGGCTTTTTCTCCTTTACGGGCTACATCATAGTCTTCCTGCTCGGCATTGCGTCTGCATTCCTTCTGCGCTTCGTCCTTCAC AATAAACAGGAAGAAAGTATGAAGAATTGA
- the LOC135390754 gene encoding GTPase HRas gives MTEYKLVVVGAGGVGKSALTIQLIQNHFVDEYDPTIEDSYRKQVVIDGETCLLDILDTAGQEEYSAMRDQYMRTGEGFLLVFAVNNSKSFEDISMYREQIKRVKDADDVPMVLVGNKCDLPTRAVDMKQAGEVARNYGIPFIETSAKTRMGVDDAFYTLVREIRKDREWKGKDKKRHRKEGGRKKRCFIL, from the exons ATGACGGAATATAAACTGGTGGTAGTCGGCG CTGGAGGTGTTGGGAAGAGTGCCTTGACCATCCAATTAATACAGAACCA CTTCGTGGATGAATATGATCCAACCATCG AGGACTCCTATCGCAAGCAAGTCGTCATCGACGGCGAAACGTGTTTGCTCGACATACTTGACACCGCAGGTCAAGAAGAATATAG TGCAATGCGCGACCAGTACATGAGAACTGGGGAAGGTTTCCTCCTTGTGTTCGCAGTGAACAACAGCAAGTCATTCGAAGACATCAGTATGTACAGAGAACAG ATAAAGAGAGTGAAAGATGCAGACGACGTTCCCATGGTTT TGGTGGGCAACAAGTGCGACCTGCCAACGAGAGCGGTGGACATGAAGCAGGCCGGCGAAGTGGCACGCAACTACGGCATTCCCTTCATCGAGACCAGTGCCAAAACTCGCATGGGGGTCGACGACGCCTTCTACACCCTCGTCCGAGAGATACGCAAGGAT CGGGAGTGGAAGGGCAAGGACAAGAAGCGACACCGCAAAGAGGGAGGCAGGAAGAAACGTTGCTTCATCTTATAG